The region TCATGTTCTCCTGGCGGGACTGAGGGTGAAAGGCATCCTCGTCTGTGTAATAGCAACGTAGTTATTTGTGTTTTACATTAACCAACAAGAACCAGCCTTGGAGCACGTTGCATAACTTATGAATAACTTagtcatatacaggactgtctcaggaaattagaatattgtgattttctgtaatgcaattacaaaaacaaaaatgtcatacattctggattcattacaaatcaactgaaatattgcaagccttttattattttaatattgctgatcatggcttacagcttaagaaaactcaaatatcctatctcaaaaaattagaatattctgggaatcttaatcttaaactgtaagccataatcagcaatattaaaataataaaaggcttgcaatatttcagttgatttgtaatgaatccagaatatatgacatttttgttttttttaattgcattacagaaaataaagaactttatcacaatattctaattttctgagacagtcctgtatgttggaTTGGGTGTGCAAGCTACCGATGTGCCTTTTGCCTTGTTGGGTCAAATAAAAAGGCattcattttaaattattacatAGGTTCATGTCCTGCATGTAAAAAAACTGTGAGAacataacatttttatttaatattcagTCTTAAGTGATCAGACATGGAAGAAACTAAGGTggtttttttccacacatccAATCCATAGTTTGTAATATTTTGTATTTGAAAagcaaaatatattattttatttcctcAACAAAGATAGTAGTGATATTGATTTGTAGGTGAGTTTTAACAGTTAGCCAGGGGTGGCACTTTTTACTTTATCCATAGTCACATCAGCTTTATGTTTAATGTCAAAGGGCTAGTTGTAAAGCAGCTGCAAGATTAGACAAATGTTCAGACTTTTTTGcgtgtgtgtatttttttattacacAATTGcctctgcatttatttttttttaatttatttattttttatcttgtctgcacacatattaatggttgataccataccggtaaaaacctaaggcattatatatgtgcattattactatatttaatatatatacatatacatacgcatacacatacatatatacacatacaaacccagtgtttttttgtttttttttgggggggggggggtgacatccactgccaatccaggaagcatttaattattaataacagaAATATATTCACTACTATACTAGAGGTGTGGCAAACTACTTTGGAGCGCTAAAATGTATTGGTTTGTCTCCAATCCgcaggaacttttttttttctttccttctgtcAATAATTCTTTCCCCTAAATACATGAAAATGGTCTTTGAAAATAGCTTATAATTTTAGAATCTGCCAATCAGTGGGTATGTGCCATCACAGCACAGGTAAACACAAtcaagatttttgtttttttcttttctcaggcTTTTCACCAGAATCTTGTCATCACTTCAAACTCAGAGAAAGCTCAACGTTTCTGCTGTGCACCGGAGGCtctgctctgcagcagcagcctgtCCTGGCTTAATCACCAACCCAACAATGGAGTCCAAACTGTACCGGCTCCCCACAGAGGTCCGGGGTATGACCTCTCTGGATAAAGATGCCTTCACACAGGACATCACAGTTCCAGCGCTGCGGGTACCCACTGGGGTCTTAAACAAAGTTGTGAAGTGCCTGAGAAAGTCCACCATCCAGCGACCGGGTCTTCCCAGAGTAGTCCAAGACAAAGATGAGAATAGTGGCTGTCGGTTAGTCCTACTGGACCCTCGCAGAGTCACCTCAGCGAGCTCCTTCAGTGAAGATGAAGCTGAAGCCTTGAGGTCGTTTGGTGTGACTGAGGAGCTGCACTACTATGAGCTAAAGCTGACGTATGACAACCTGAAGACGGAAGAAGTGCTGGAGGCCGTGCTCCCTCAGGGTCAAGATGTGACATCGGGCTTTAGCCGGGTGGGACACATCGCTCACATGAACCTGAGAGACCACCAGCTCCCACACAAGAATGTCATAGGTGAGAGGCAGATGCTGAAAAGGAGAAATGTCACTTTGGGGAAATAGCAGGGGCTTCAAATGTAAAAGTACTTACAGCTTTCAAAAGTTTTTCTCAGGATGTGTTGTGCTCACAGTTATCAATTTAAAAATCTCACAAAAGTACACTGGTCTCAAGACAGGAGACTGATCAGTTCTTATACGTTAGTGTTTTAATATgcatccttatttattttatattgcaTCGTCTTTGGTCGAGCATGTGGAATAGATCAATTATGTCAAGTTTTTtctaatagttttttttaaggaCTTGATTAGTTTTGGGATGGGGTGGCAACATTACAGCAGAATATTTACTGAAATTGTAAGTGCTTTAgctttaaatgctttttttttttgcagatccATCTCAGGTGTAGTTGTAGTTAACAAAACAGGAACAGAAATTGCTGTTGATCAGCATGTGTTGTAAACagattgttttttaatttgttttgctcCCACGGCAGGTCAAGTGATCATGGATAAAAACCCTGGCATCACATGTGTGGTCAATAAGATAAACATAATTGACTCAACGTACCGTAACTTCAAGATGGAGGTGTTGGCTGGCGAGGAGAACATGGTGGCCAAAGTATGtgaaactggttaatgtttatGATTCACACATATGTAGAAagtcttgcttgtgttgtttttaaaaacttACAGCTGCTCAACAGTTCAGGGCCTCCTTTGTCATATTTTCCATTTTATGATGCTCCAAATCTCCTCCATGGTTGACAGGTGCAGCTCGAGCAGCCAGACGCTTTTACAACATAAACATGTTTTCTTCAAATGagcagaatgtggttttacaGTGTTGCTGAAATAATCCAGGTGTTTTTTTTAGGAGACATCATCTGGATGTCTGGATATGTTGCTCCAGAATCTGTGCATACTATAAATTAATGGTGTCTTCACATGTGTGAAAACTGCCTATTTCATGCTTTTGCCACATCCCCATGTCACAGATGAACTGTTAACAGGACATATGGTCTCTAGTTTACAGCATTAGATGAATTTAACCTTGATTGTTGACACATCTTTGGAATCAGCTCTGATGCTCAACGTTGTTCTCGTTGCAGGTGAAAGAAAACGGAGTGACGTACGAGTTTGACTTCTCTCGAGTCTACTGGAATTCTCGGCTGAGTACCGAGCACCAGCGAGTGGTGCAGCTCGTTAAACGCGGTGACACCGTGTTCGACGTGTTCGCCGGGGTCGGACCCTTCGCCATTCCAGCTGCCCGCCTGGGCGCCAACATTTGCGCCAATGATCTCAACCCGGAGTCCTACAAATGGTTGCAATACAACTGCAAACTGAATAAGGTGGAGGGCCAAGTCCGGACCTTTAACCTGGACGGTAGAGCCTTCATTCAGGGACCTTTGAAACAGGAGTTGCATGTTCTGCTCAAGGGAGACACGAGTGTCCACATCGTGATGAACCTGCCTGCATTGGCTCTGGAATTTCTGGATGCATTCAGGGGTCTCCTGCAGCAGGAACCT is a window of Cololabis saira isolate AMF1-May2022 chromosome 16, fColSai1.1, whole genome shotgun sequence DNA encoding:
- the trmt5 gene encoding tRNA (guanine(37)-N1)-methyltransferase is translated as MESKLYRLPTEVRGMTSLDKDAFTQDITVPALRVPTGVLNKVVKCLRKSTIQRPGLPRVVQDKDENSGCRLVLLDPRRVTSASSFSEDEAEALRSFGVTEELHYYELKLTYDNLKTEEVLEAVLPQGQDVTSGFSRVGHIAHMNLRDHQLPHKNVIGQVIMDKNPGITCVVNKINIIDSTYRNFKMEVLAGEENMVAKVKENGVTYEFDFSRVYWNSRLSTEHQRVVQLVKRGDTVFDVFAGVGPFAIPAARLGANICANDLNPESYKWLQYNCKLNKVEGQVRTFNLDGRAFIQGPLKQELHVLLKGDTSVHIVMNLPALALEFLDAFRGLLQQEPPCDQNLPIVHCYGFSKEDDPEADMVRRASLSLGFPLEEKCSVHFVRNVAPNKDMMCVKFTLPKEVLFCSNEECKETADEPASKRQKCEDSPHSA